A genome region from Thermomonospora amylolytica includes the following:
- the cbbX gene encoding CbbX protein: MTERMGFGMRAGVNGSAEEAESAPEALPPDASIDLAAERSGTQVDEVLDALDAELVGLAPVKTRIREIAALLLVDRARSRFGIDSGRPNLHMCFTGSPGTGKTTVAVRLAELLHRLGYIRKGHLVSVTRDDLVGQYVGHTAPKTKEVLKRAMGGVLFIDEAYYLYRAENERDYGQEAIEILLQVMENQRDDLVVVLAGYKDRMDSFFASNPGMSSRIAHHIDFPDYTVDELEAIGRLMVEREGYALAPETGPVFRDYLERRRTRPRFANARSVRNAIERARLRHANRLIAEGGRVDLADLTVLRPADFLASRVFTEPVTG, encoded by the coding sequence GTGACCGAACGGATGGGATTCGGGATGCGGGCCGGGGTGAACGGCTCGGCCGAGGAGGCGGAGAGCGCGCCGGAGGCGCTGCCGCCGGACGCGTCGATCGATCTGGCGGCGGAACGTTCCGGGACGCAGGTCGACGAGGTTCTGGACGCGCTGGACGCCGAGCTGGTGGGGCTGGCGCCGGTCAAGACGCGGATCCGGGAGATCGCGGCGCTGCTGCTGGTGGACCGGGCGCGGTCCCGCTTCGGGATCGACTCGGGGCGGCCCAACCTGCACATGTGCTTCACCGGCAGTCCCGGGACCGGCAAGACCACCGTCGCGGTGCGGCTGGCGGAGCTGCTGCACCGGCTCGGCTACATCCGCAAGGGGCACCTGGTGTCGGTGACCCGCGACGACCTGGTCGGCCAGTACGTGGGGCACACCGCGCCCAAGACCAAGGAGGTCCTCAAGCGGGCCATGGGCGGGGTGCTGTTCATCGACGAGGCGTACTACCTGTACCGGGCCGAGAACGAGCGCGACTACGGGCAGGAGGCCATCGAGATCCTGCTCCAGGTCATGGAGAACCAGCGCGACGACCTGGTGGTGGTGCTGGCCGGCTACAAGGACCGGATGGACTCGTTCTTCGCCTCCAACCCCGGGATGAGCTCCCGGATCGCCCACCACATCGACTTCCCCGACTACACGGTGGACGAGCTGGAGGCCATCGGGCGGCTGATGGTCGAACGCGAGGGCTACGCGCTGGCCCCCGAGACCGGGCCGGTGTTCCGCGACTATCTGGAACGGCGCCGCACCCGCCCCCGGTTCGCCAACGCCCGGTCGGTCCGCAACGCCATCGAGCGCGCCCGGCTCCGGCACGCCAACCGCCTCATCGCCGAGGGGGGCCGGGTGGACCTGGCCGACCTCACCGTGCTGCGGCCCGCGGACTTCCTCGCCAGCCGGGTCTTCACCGAGCCGGTGACCGGCTGA
- a CDS encoding ribulose bisphosphate carboxylase small subunit, protein MRITQGTFSYLPDLTDEEIAAQISYALDRGWPCSVEFTDDPHPRNSYWEMWGLPMFDLKDPAGVLYEINECRRAYPHHYIRLNAYDASYGRQTTALSFIVQRPPSEPGFRIDRQETSDRRVRVSLHPYATDRPEGERYGS, encoded by the coding sequence ATGCGGATCACACAAGGCACCTTCTCGTACCTGCCCGACCTGACCGACGAGGAGATCGCGGCGCAGATCTCCTACGCCCTGGACCGCGGCTGGCCCTGCTCGGTGGAGTTCACCGACGACCCGCACCCGCGCAACTCCTACTGGGAGATGTGGGGCCTGCCGATGTTCGACCTCAAGGACCCGGCCGGCGTGCTGTACGAGATCAACGAGTGCCGCAGGGCGTACCCCCACCACTACATCCGGCTGAACGCCTACGACGCGAGCTACGGGCGGCAGACCACGGCGCTGTCGTTCATCGTGCAGCGCCCGCCGTCCGAGCCCGGCTTCCGCATCGACCGCCAGGAGACCAGCGACCGCCGCGTCCGCGTCTCCCTGCACCCCTACGCCACCGACCGGCCCGAAGGCGAACGCTACGGGTCCTGA
- a CDS encoding form I ribulose bisphosphate carboxylase large subunit, protein MTDNGKSGGRWSAGVIPYAEMGYWRPDYQPAGSDILAAFRITPQPGVPPEEAGAAVAGESSTATWTVVWTDRLTSYETYQGKCYRVEPVPGKEGEFIAYIAYDLDLFEEGSIANLTSSIIGNVFGFKALRALRLEDMRIPPHYVKTFQGPAHGVVMEREYLNKYGRPLLGATVKPKLGLSARNYGRVVYEALRGGLDFTKDDENINSQPFMRWRDRFLYCMEGVNKAQAATGEVKGHYLNVTAATMEDMYERAEFARELGSVIIMIDLTVGYTAIQSMAKWARRNGVILHLHRAGHSTYTRQKTHGVSFRVIAKWMRLAGVDHIHAGTVVGKLEGDPNSVAGFYDTLRLDKVAADPVKGLYFDQEWASLPAVMPVASGGIHAGQMHQLLHYLGEDVVLQFGGGTIGHPMGIAAGATANRVALEAMIKARNEGRDFLKEGPDILRAAAKHSRELDVALSTWGDITFTYESTDTPDVVETPVSI, encoded by the coding sequence ATGACGGACAACGGCAAATCAGGCGGGCGCTGGTCGGCGGGGGTGATCCCGTACGCGGAGATGGGCTACTGGCGGCCCGACTACCAGCCCGCCGGCAGCGACATCCTGGCGGCGTTCCGGATCACCCCGCAGCCGGGGGTGCCGCCGGAGGAGGCCGGCGCGGCGGTCGCCGGGGAGTCCTCCACCGCCACCTGGACCGTGGTGTGGACCGACCGGCTCACCAGCTACGAGACCTACCAGGGCAAGTGCTACCGGGTCGAGCCGGTGCCGGGCAAGGAGGGCGAGTTCATCGCCTACATCGCCTACGACCTGGACCTGTTCGAGGAGGGCTCGATCGCCAACCTGACCTCCTCGATCATCGGGAACGTCTTCGGCTTCAAGGCGCTGCGGGCGCTGCGGCTGGAGGACATGCGGATCCCGCCGCACTACGTCAAGACGTTCCAGGGGCCCGCGCACGGCGTCGTCATGGAGCGCGAGTACCTCAACAAGTACGGGCGGCCCCTGCTCGGCGCCACCGTCAAGCCCAAGCTGGGGCTGAGCGCCCGCAACTACGGGCGCGTCGTCTACGAGGCCCTGCGCGGCGGCCTCGACTTCACCAAGGACGACGAGAACATCAACTCCCAGCCGTTCATGCGCTGGCGCGACCGCTTCCTGTACTGCATGGAGGGCGTCAACAAGGCCCAGGCCGCCACCGGCGAGGTCAAGGGCCACTACCTCAACGTCACCGCCGCGACGATGGAGGACATGTACGAACGCGCCGAGTTCGCCAGGGAGCTCGGCAGCGTCATCATCATGATCGACCTGACCGTCGGCTACACCGCCATCCAGTCGATGGCCAAGTGGGCGCGGCGCAACGGCGTCATCCTCCACCTGCACCGCGCCGGGCACTCCACCTACACCCGGCAGAAGACCCACGGCGTGTCGTTCCGGGTCATCGCCAAGTGGATGCGGCTGGCGGGCGTCGACCACATCCACGCCGGAACGGTCGTCGGCAAGCTCGAGGGCGACCCCAACTCGGTCGCCGGCTTCTACGACACCCTGCGGCTGGACAAGGTCGCCGCCGACCCCGTCAAGGGCCTGTACTTCGACCAGGAGTGGGCCTCGCTGCCCGCCGTCATGCCGGTCGCCTCCGGCGGCATCCACGCCGGGCAGATGCACCAGCTCCTGCACTACCTGGGCGAGGACGTGGTGCTGCAGTTCGGCGGCGGCACCATCGGCCACCCCATGGGCATCGCCGCCGGCGCCACCGCCAACCGGGTCGCGCTGGAGGCCATGATCAAGGCCCGCAACGAGGGCCGGGACTTCCTCAAGGAGGGCCCCGACATCCTGCGGGCCGCCGCCAAGCACAGCCGCGAACTCGACGTCGCCCTGTCCACCTGGGGCGACATCACCTTCACCTACGAATCCACCGACACCCCCGACGTCGTCGAGACCCCGGTGAGCATCTGA
- a CDS encoding LysR family transcriptional regulator, which yields MTEGRLRTFVALADTGSVRAAAERLYVTESAVSAAVAALSRELGVPVIERHGRGVRLTPAGRVYAAYARQVLGLLERGRAAARGEADPGRGSLRLAAVTTAADQILPALLAGFRRRWPEVELTLEVGPSRQVWRRLADHEADLVLGGRPPAGVPATVLATRPNDLVVVTAPGVGFDLRTTPWVMREPGSGTRSTAEAYLAERDADPPQLVLGSNGAVIAGAAAGLGAALVSRDAVRAELADGRLVVIDAPGTPLHRPWHAVAGATPTATTRLFVDHLLQAPGWRPPGP from the coding sequence GTGACCGAGGGGCGACTGCGCACGTTCGTGGCGCTGGCCGACACCGGCTCGGTGCGGGCGGCGGCCGAACGGCTGTACGTGACCGAGTCGGCGGTGTCGGCGGCGGTGGCCGCGCTGTCCCGCGAGCTGGGCGTTCCGGTGATCGAGCGGCACGGGCGCGGGGTGCGGCTGACCCCGGCGGGCCGGGTGTACGCCGCCTACGCCCGGCAGGTGCTCGGGCTGCTGGAACGGGGCCGGGCGGCGGCGCGCGGCGAGGCCGACCCGGGCCGGGGCTCGCTGCGGCTGGCGGCGGTGACCACGGCGGCCGACCAGATCCTGCCCGCGCTGCTGGCCGGGTTCCGGCGGCGGTGGCCGGAGGTGGAGCTGACCCTGGAGGTCGGGCCGAGCCGGCAGGTGTGGCGGCGGCTGGCCGACCACGAGGCCGACCTGGTGCTGGGCGGGCGGCCCCCGGCGGGGGTGCCCGCGACGGTGCTGGCGACCCGCCCGAACGACCTGGTGGTGGTGACCGCGCCCGGGGTGGGGTTCGACCTGCGCACCACTCCGTGGGTGATGCGGGAGCCGGGGTCGGGCACCCGCTCCACCGCCGAGGCGTACCTGGCCGAGCGGGACGCCGACCCGCCGCAGCTCGTGCTGGGCTCCAACGGCGCGGTGATCGCGGGGGCGGCGGCGGGGCTGGGCGCGGCGCTGGTGTCGCGGGACGCGGTGCGGGCGGAGCTGGCCGACGGGCGGCTGGTGGTGATCGACGCGCCGGGGACGCCGCTGCACCGGCCCTGGCACGCGGTGGCGGGCGCGACGCCGACCGCGACGACGCGATTGTTCGTCGACCACCTGCTGCAGGCCCCCGGCTGGAGGCCGCCCGGACCCTGA
- a CDS encoding saccharopine dehydrogenase family protein has protein sequence MAGDRGYDFVLFGATGFTGGLTAEYLAEHAPPGARWALAGRSRAKLEAVRERLAAINAACADLPLLWADATDPGSLREVAESARVVITTVGPYLKYGEPLVAACARAGTDYVDLTGEPPFVDLMYLRYHDEAVRTGARLVHACGFDSIPYDLGVYFTVKQLPEGSPMRVEGFVRAHGDLSGGTLHSAIGVMADMRSMGRAEKERRRVEPRPAGRRIRVSRRPVPHTRIGGGYTLPMPTIDPLIVTRSAAALDRYGPDFSYGHYVAVRRLATAAGMVAGSAATIALAQLPQTRDLLLRFRSPGEGPGPKQRARHWFKVTFVGEVTEGVNAGQRVVTEVSGGDPGYGETAKMLAESAMCLAYDDLPETAGQVTTAVAMGDALTDRLVKAGISFRVL, from the coding sequence ATGGCCGGTGACCGCGGTTACGACTTCGTCCTGTTCGGCGCGACCGGCTTCACCGGCGGGCTGACCGCCGAGTACCTGGCCGAGCACGCCCCGCCGGGCGCCCGCTGGGCGCTGGCGGGCCGCAGCCGGGCCAAACTGGAGGCCGTCCGGGAACGCCTCGCCGCGATCAACGCGGCGTGCGCGGACCTGCCGCTGCTCTGGGCCGACGCCACGGATCCCGGCTCGCTGCGCGAGGTCGCCGAGTCCGCCAGGGTCGTCATCACCACGGTCGGGCCGTACCTGAAGTACGGGGAGCCGCTGGTGGCGGCGTGCGCGCGGGCGGGGACCGACTACGTGGACCTGACCGGCGAGCCGCCGTTCGTGGACCTGATGTACCTGCGGTACCACGACGAGGCGGTGCGGACCGGGGCGCGGCTGGTGCACGCGTGCGGGTTCGACTCGATCCCGTACGACCTGGGCGTGTACTTCACCGTCAAGCAGCTTCCCGAGGGCTCCCCGATGCGGGTGGAGGGCTTCGTGCGCGCCCACGGCGATCTGTCCGGCGGCACCCTGCACTCGGCCATCGGCGTGATGGCGGACATGCGCTCGATGGGGCGCGCGGAGAAGGAACGCCGCCGCGTGGAGCCGCGCCCGGCGGGCCGCCGCATCCGGGTCTCCCGCCGCCCGGTGCCGCACACCCGGATCGGCGGCGGGTACACGCTGCCGATGCCGACGATCGACCCGCTGATCGTGACCCGTTCGGCCGCCGCCCTAGACCGGTACGGCCCCGACTTCTCCTACGGCCACTACGTGGCGGTCCGGCGGCTGGCCACGGCCGCGGGCATGGTCGCCGGATCGGCCGCGACCATCGCGCTGGCCCAGCTCCCGCAGACCCGCGATCTGCTGCTCAGGTTCCGCTCCCCGGGCGAGGGGCCCGGCCCGAAGCAGCGCGCCCGGCACTGGTTCAAGGTGACGTTCGTCGGCGAGGTCACCGAGGGCGTGAACGCCGGGCAGCGGGTGGTCACCGAGGTCTCCGGGGGCGATCCCGGCTACGGGGAGACCGCCAAGATGCTGGCGGAGTCGGCGATGTGCCTGGCCTACGACGACCTGCCGGAGACCGCCGGGCAGGTGACGACCGCGGTGGCGATGGGCGACGCGCTGACCGACCGGCTGGTGAAGGCGGGCATCTCCTTCCGGGTGCTGTGA
- a CDS encoding phospholipid scramblase-related protein has protein sequence MSDLFSSPLLWVEQPTRLPVAKARYKVLDGGGTVVAKAAEQGVSLKRAAARAVFGDAKRRLVEVRGPSDEALLVIEAYSESNAFVMWPNGARIGSFEAARRERYHSRAIIDHAGHQAGLLRAGKVGRRYEVTDAYGAVAAQIDKKWTGVVKEMVTSADRYRVEIHRPLPDPLRLLVPVAAIALDMIFFENKDWGLDGWPAG, from the coding sequence GTGAGTGATCTGTTCAGTTCGCCGCTGCTGTGGGTCGAGCAGCCGACCCGGCTGCCGGTGGCCAAGGCCCGGTACAAGGTCCTGGACGGCGGCGGGACCGTGGTCGCCAAGGCCGCCGAGCAGGGGGTGTCGCTGAAGCGCGCGGCGGCACGGGCCGTGTTCGGCGACGCCAAGCGGCGGCTGGTCGAGGTGCGGGGCCCGAGCGACGAGGCACTGCTGGTGATCGAGGCCTACAGCGAGAGCAACGCGTTCGTGATGTGGCCGAACGGCGCCCGGATCGGCTCGTTCGAGGCCGCGCGGCGGGAGCGGTATCACAGCCGCGCGATCATCGACCACGCCGGGCACCAGGCGGGCCTGCTCAGGGCCGGCAAGGTGGGCCGCCGCTACGAGGTGACCGACGCGTACGGGGCCGTGGCCGCGCAGATCGACAAGAAGTGGACCGGGGTCGTCAAGGAGATGGTGACCAGCGCGGACCGGTACCGGGTGGAGATCCACCGGCCGCTGCCGGACCCGCTGCGGCTGCTGGTGCCCGTCGCGGCGATCGCCCTGGACATGATCTTCTTCGAGAACAAGGACTGGGGCCTGGACGGCTGGCCCGCCGGGTGA
- a CDS encoding GAF domain-containing sensor histidine kinase gives MNALELLAGRGADLLVRIVTVACSDRVLPDMAAELAGLVVRSATDVPFCDVYVLDEEERALECPGRRPVPLGEGDVGWAAARGTARPHADGRGAALPVRAGRSVIAVVDIRSAGPCRDDDLELVTALADLFAPVLRSCRRLRNAQEREHSAERFAERAVEVQEAERARLVRDIHDGIAQRLASLGFHLSACDQALACGAVDEAHDQLVLARELCELAAAETRAAIGGLRPPVLDDLGLTAALATLAREAGSRRPELDVTVTVSGELEDALPDHVQTALYRIAQEAVANCLRHARATGVHLLLEHDADRVRLRVSDDGAGFSIQDVFAPGRRPDSYGLRGMAERAELLGGRVHVSSRPGGGTTVEALVPLRR, from the coding sequence GTGAACGCGCTGGAACTGCTGGCCGGGCGCGGAGCCGACCTGCTGGTGCGGATCGTCACCGTGGCCTGCTCGGACCGGGTGCTGCCGGACATGGCGGCCGAGCTGGCCGGGCTGGTGGTGCGGTCGGCGACGGACGTGCCGTTCTGCGACGTGTACGTGCTGGACGAGGAGGAACGGGCGCTGGAGTGCCCCGGGCGGCGGCCCGTTCCGCTGGGCGAGGGCGACGTCGGCTGGGCGGCGGCGCGCGGGACGGCCCGTCCGCACGCCGACGGGCGGGGCGCGGCGCTGCCGGTCCGGGCCGGGCGCTCGGTGATCGCGGTCGTGGACATCCGGTCCGCCGGTCCCTGCCGTGACGACGACCTGGAGCTGGTGACGGCGCTGGCCGACCTGTTCGCGCCGGTGCTGCGCTCGTGCCGGCGGCTGCGCAACGCCCAGGAACGCGAGCACTCGGCCGAACGGTTCGCCGAACGCGCCGTCGAGGTGCAGGAGGCCGAACGCGCCCGGCTGGTCCGCGACATCCACGACGGCATCGCCCAGCGCCTGGCCAGCCTGGGGTTCCACCTGTCGGCCTGCGACCAGGCGCTGGCCTGCGGCGCCGTGGACGAGGCGCACGACCAGCTCGTGCTGGCCCGGGAGCTGTGCGAGCTGGCGGCGGCCGAGACCCGCGCGGCGATCGGCGGCCTGCGCCCGCCCGTCCTGGACGACCTGGGGCTGACCGCCGCGCTGGCCACCCTCGCCCGCGAGGCCGGGTCGCGGCGGCCCGAGCTGGACGTCACCGTCACCGTGTCCGGCGAGCTGGAGGACGCCCTGCCCGACCACGTGCAGACCGCGCTGTACCGGATCGCCCAGGAGGCCGTCGCCAACTGCCTGCGGCACGCCAGGGCCACCGGCGTCCACCTGCTGCTGGAGCACGACGCCGACCGGGTGCGGCTGCGGGTGTCCGACGACGGGGCCGGCTTCTCGATCCAGGACGTGTTCGCGCCCGGCCGCCGCCCCGACTCCTACGGGCTGCGCGGCATGGCCGAGCGCGCCGAGCTGCTGGGCGGCCGGGTGCACGTCTCCAGCCGCCCCGGCGGCGGCACCACCGTCGAGGCCCTGGTCCCGCTGCGCCGCTGA
- a CDS encoding response regulator, which translates to MAPPVRVVLVDDHEMILAGLQAMLAGFAGRVRVVGQAQHAREAIRLVTALRPDVVLVDVRLGPESGLDLCRDLTRRASGTKVVFLSVYDDEQYVFEALRAGAGGYLLKRVDGLELVRRLEEVAQGETVVDPTLAGRMAASAARLNRGEFWPGADRGLTQRESEVLSLLVAGLSNKAMAARLVLSEETVKSHLRALYRKLEVTDRSAAIAVALREGLFR; encoded by the coding sequence ATGGCTCCCCCTGTGCGCGTGGTCCTCGTCGACGACCACGAGATGATCCTCGCCGGCCTCCAGGCGATGCTGGCCGGGTTCGCGGGACGGGTGCGCGTCGTCGGCCAGGCCCAGCACGCCCGTGAGGCGATCCGGCTGGTCACCGCGCTGCGGCCGGACGTGGTGCTGGTGGACGTGCGGCTCGGCCCCGAGAGCGGCCTGGACCTGTGCCGCGACCTGACCCGGCGGGCGTCCGGCACCAAGGTGGTGTTCCTGTCGGTGTACGACGACGAGCAGTACGTCTTCGAGGCGTTGCGCGCGGGCGCGGGCGGCTACCTGCTCAAACGGGTCGACGGGCTGGAGCTGGTGCGGCGGCTGGAGGAGGTCGCCCAGGGCGAGACGGTGGTGGACCCGACGCTGGCCGGGCGAATGGCGGCCAGCGCGGCCCGGCTCAACCGGGGCGAGTTCTGGCCCGGCGCCGACCGCGGCCTTACCCAGCGCGAGAGCGAGGTGCTGTCGCTGCTGGTCGCCGGCCTGTCCAACAAGGCGATGGCGGCCCGGCTGGTACTCAGCGAGGAGACCGTCAAGAGCCATCTGCGCGCGCTGTACCGCAAGCTGGAGGTCACCGACCGGTCGGCCGCCATCGCGGTCGCCCTGCGCGAGGGCCTGTTCCGGTGA
- a CDS encoding phosphoribulokinase — protein MPHRIVHMLRARGRGRRPVMLAIAGDSAAGKTTLTRGLVECLGADRMTAVCVDDYHRYDRAERRDKPFTALHPDCNHIDIMEQHLQLLSLGEPILKPVYDHSTGELVRPELVKPRDFVIVEGLLPLHTRLARACFDITVYLDPPEPLRRQWKIQRDCAKRGYTPEQVRAELDRREPESAAYIRPQRRWADIVVRFAPVAGRTDPPDTPLSAELLLRPTIDHPELSGVLDDAEHRAMHLRLHRDTDGRPVDALHVHGYVPPEECQVVKKAIWERLGTGTTIPSSLGRLADGGTSDPLAITQLLLLYHLLDADRRQAA, from the coding sequence GTGCCCCATCGGATCGTCCACATGCTCAGGGCGCGCGGCCGCGGCCGCCGTCCCGTCATGCTCGCCATCGCCGGGGACAGCGCGGCGGGCAAGACGACGTTGACCAGGGGGCTCGTCGAATGCCTGGGGGCCGACCGGATGACCGCGGTGTGCGTGGACGACTACCACCGCTATGACCGCGCGGAACGCCGGGACAAGCCGTTCACCGCGCTGCACCCGGACTGCAACCACATCGACATCATGGAGCAGCACCTGCAACTGCTGTCGCTGGGCGAGCCGATCCTCAAGCCGGTCTACGACCACTCCACCGGCGAGCTGGTCCGCCCCGAGCTGGTCAAGCCGCGCGACTTCGTCATCGTGGAGGGGCTGCTGCCGCTGCACACCCGGCTGGCCCGCGCCTGCTTCGACATCACCGTCTACCTGGACCCGCCCGAGCCGCTGCGGCGCCAGTGGAAGATCCAGCGGGACTGCGCCAAGCGCGGCTACACCCCCGAGCAGGTGCGGGCCGAGCTGGACCGCCGCGAGCCCGAGAGCGCCGCCTACATCCGGCCGCAGCGCCGCTGGGCCGACATCGTGGTGCGGTTCGCGCCGGTCGCCGGGCGCACCGACCCGCCGGACACGCCGCTGTCGGCGGAGCTGCTGCTGCGGCCCACCATCGACCACCCCGAGCTGAGCGGGGTCCTCGACGACGCCGAGCACCGGGCGATGCACCTGAGGCTGCACCGCGACACCGACGGCCGCCCGGTCGACGCGCTGCACGTCCACGGGTACGTCCCGCCCGAGGAGTGCCAGGTCGTCAAGAAGGCCATCTGGGAACGGCTGGGCACCGGCACCACCATCCCGTCCTCGCTGGGCCGGCTGGCCGACGGCGGCACCAGCGACCCGCTGGCGATCACCCAGTTGCTGCTGCTGTACCACCTGCTGGACGCCGACCGCCGGCAGGCCGCCTAG